TACTCCCAAAGCAATTATTAAAATTAGTACAATTACTTTTTTATTTATTATCACACCTCAATACCCCTGCTTTGGCAAAGTTTTCAAATTCCATTTCTCTGATAATAATACTTACTGCTTCCTTAGGGCAATCCAGAGTTTCAGTGACTGCCTCGGTGACCTTTTTAACCATTTCTCTTTTCTGCTCTACAGTTCTTCCCTTCAATATCTCTACCTGTAAAATTGGCATATTTAAGCCCTCCTGTTTTTTTATATTTCATCAGCAATTATTGAAGCTGATAATACTTTCTATTTCTATTTAACTGCAATATTGTTTATATGTAAAGCAACTCTACTAAAACATTTGTCTTACTATAAAATATCTCAATAATTTAATATTCAGATATAGACAGAGATAGACACAGGGAACTAAATGCCAGGTAGAAAATTAGTGAAATATTCATTAAATAGCTCCGGATGAGTCTCCATAGGACAATGATACGCACGTTCAATAACAACAAACCTTGCATTAGAAATTATCTTTGAAACTGCCTCACCCTGACTGAGCGGAACCCAGCTGTCATCCCTTCCCCAAATACATAAAGTGGGAAGATTTATTGTATTCAAATTACCGAATAATTCTTTATCTGAGGAGTAATTTTTTAAGAGATTTGCAAATGTTAAATATGTATTCTTTATTTTCAGGGGCAGGTAGTATCCGTCTATTTCCTCAAGTGTGGGTTCCTTTCCATATGCTGAAGTCAGAAAAGATTTAATTCTCTTTCGGCTTAAGGCAAATCTGGCAAATATTTTACCTGTAATATTTCTAAGAATTCTGGAACGGGAGAGTATTTTACTAATAAGACTACTATTATGTTCAAATGAACCGGCTACCAGTGTTAAACTAACTGCTTTAAATGGATTTTGCAATACCATTGCAGCCACAACTCCACCACCCATTGAATGGCCAACCAAATGCCAGTTTCCCGGAATATTCAAATCAGCAATTAATTTCCAGATAAGATTTGCTCTATCATTATTACTCTGCTTAGCTGCCGGTTTCCGTTGACTTAAACCAAAACCAGGTAGATCTATCGCTACAACCAGATAACCAAGATTGGCTATTTCCTTTGCTACTTTGCGCCAGCTGAAAGTGGAACCGCCTAATCCATGGATTAGCAGAATATTCCCAATTGGGACTTTATCTTCAGGTTTCCAAATCCGATAATGCATCTCAACATCATCTACTTTTATAAAATGACTATTTTCAAAACGAAGCTCTTCAACAGTATAGGTTTTTGCAAAAGTGTTTATTGACAGTATGGAAGAGCACAATATAAGCAACAATATCATAAATACGATGTTATTCTTTAAAAACAGCCTGATGTTCATTTTTATTCTACCTCTGGCAATGCTCTAA
The sequence above is drawn from the Atribacterota bacterium genome and encodes:
- a CDS encoding alpha/beta hydrolase, with amino-acid sequence MNIRLFLKNNIVFMILLLILCSSILSINTFAKTYTVEELRFENSHFIKVDDVEMHYRIWKPEDKVPIGNILLIHGLGGSTFSWRKVAKEIANLGYLVVAIDLPGFGLSQRKPAAKQSNNDRANLIWKLIADLNIPGNWHLVGHSMGGGVVAAMVLQNPFKAVSLTLVAGSFEHNSSLISKILSRSRILRNITGKIFARFALSRKRIKSFLTSAYGKEPTLEEIDGYYLPLKIKNTYLTFANLLKNYSSDKELFGNLNTINLPTLCIWGRDDSWVPLSQGEAVSKIISNARFVVIERAYHCPMETHPELFNEYFTNFLPGI
- a CDS encoding 4-oxalocrotonate tautomerase, coding for MPILQVEILKGRTVEQKREMVKKVTEAVTETLDCPKEAVSIIIREMEFENFAKAGVLRCDNK